TCATTTCTTTTTTCATAAAAGCGATATAATTATAGACTGTTCGTATGGATATGTCGAGCTTGGAGGCCAACTCTTTTGGGCTTCCTGTTTGCTCTGCGGCAATGAGCTCATTTAACCGTATGATAATTCTTATATCCAAATTAGTGCAATTTTAAAACTTAGTACTGCAATTGGATTGCAGTTGGTATTTTTTTGTCAACATTATCTATTTTAAGTGGTCTAAATCTTT
This sequence is a window from Flavobacterium ammoniigenes. Protein-coding genes within it:
- a CDS encoding HTH domain-containing protein, translated to MDIRIIIRLNELIAAEQTGSPKELASKLDISIRTVYNYIAFMKKEMKAPIVYDFQRLSYVYEEECEFNFNAVEK